A window of Mustela nigripes isolate SB6536 chromosome 9, MUSNIG.SB6536, whole genome shotgun sequence contains these coding sequences:
- the GRIN1 gene encoding glutamate receptor ionotropic, NMDA 1 isoform X2: MCTMRLLTLALLFSCSFARAACDPKIVNIGAVLSTRKHEQMFREAVNQANKRHGSWKIQLNATSVTHKPNAIQMALSVCEDLISSQVYAILVSHPPTPNDHFTPTPVSYTAGFYRIPVLGLTTRMSIYSDKSIHLSFLRTVPPYSHQSSVWFEMMRVYSWNHVILLVSDDHEGRAAQKRLETLLEERESKSKKRNYENLDQLSYDNKRGPKAEKVLQFDPGTKNVTALLMEARELEARVIILSASEDDAATVYRAAAMLNMTGSGYVWLVGEREISGNALRYAPDGIIGLQLINGKNESAHISDAVGVVAQAVHELLEKENITDPPRGCVGNTNIWKTGPLFKRVLMSSKYADGVTGRVEFNEDGDRKFANYSIMNLQNRKLVQVGVYNGTHVIPNDRKIIWPGGETEKPRGYQMSTRLKIVTIHQEPFVYVKPTLSDGTCKEEFTVNGDPVKKVICTGPNDTSPGSPRHTVPQCCYGFCIDLLIKLARTMNFTYEVHLVADGKFGTQERVNNSNKKEWNGMMGELLSGQADMIVAPLTINNERAQYIEFSKPFKYQGLTILVKKEIPRSTLDSFMQPFQSTLWLLVGLSVHVVAVMLYLLDRFSPFGRFKVNSEEEEEDALTLSSAMWFSWGVLLNSGIGEGAPRSFSARILGMVWAGFAMIIVASYTANLAAFLVLDRPEERITGINDPRLRNPSDKFIYATVKQSSVDIYFRRQVELSTMYRHMEKHNYESAAEAIQAVRDNKLHAFIWDSAVLEFEASQKCDLVTTGELFFRSGFGIGMRKDSPWKQNVSLSILKSHENGFMEDLDKTWVRYQECDSRSNAPATLTFENMAGVFMLVAGGIVAGIFLIFIEIAYKRHKDARRKQMQLAFAAVNVWRKNLQDRKSGRAEPDPKKKATFRAITSTLASSFKRRRSSKDTQYHPTDITGTLNLSDPSVSTVV, translated from the exons ATGTGCACCATGCGACTGCTGACACTCGCCCTGCTCTTCTCCTGCTCCTTTGCCCGCGCCGCCTGCGACCCCAAGATCGTCAACATTGGAGCTGTGCTGAGCACGCGGAAGCACGAGCAGATGTTCCGTGAGGCCGTGAACCAGGCCAACAAGCGGCATGGCTCCTGGAAGATCCAGCTCAATGCCACCTCTGTCACCCACAAGCCCAACGCCATCCAGATGGCCCTGTCGGTGTGCGAGGACCTCATCTCCAGCCag GTCTACGCCATCCTAGTTAGCCACCCACCTACCCCCAACGACCACTTCACTCCCACCCCCGTCTCCTACACAGCCGGCTTCTACCGCATCCCCGTCCTGGGGCTGACCACCCGTATGTCCATCTACTCAGACAAG AGCATCCACCTGAGCTTCCTCCGCACCGTGCCGCCCTACTCCCACCAGTCCAGCGTGTGGTTCGAGATGATGCGCGTGTACAGCTGGAACCACGTCATCCTCCTGGTCAGCGACGACCACGAGGGCAGGGCCGCGCAGAAGCGCCTGGAGACGCTGCTGGAGGAGCGCGAGTCCAAG AGTAAAAAAAGGAACTATGAAAACCTCGACCAACTGTCCTATGACAACAAGCGCGGACCCAAG GCGGAGAAGGTGCTGCAGTTCGACCCGGGGACCAAGAACGTGACGGCCCTGCTGATGGAGGCACGAGAGCTGGAGGCCCGGGTCATCATCCTCTCCGCCAG CGAGGACGATGCTGCCACCGTGTACCGCGCAGCCGCGATGCTGAACATGACGGGCTCCGGGTACGTGTGGCTGGTGGGGGAGCGCGAGATCTCAGGGAACGCTCTGCGCTACGCCCCGGACG GCATCATCGGACTGCAGCTCATCAACGGCAAGAACGAGTCCGCACACATTAGCGACGCGGTGGGCGTGGTGGCCCAGGCAGTGCACGAGCTGCTGGAGAAGGAGAACATCACCGACCCGCCCCGCGGCTGCGTGGGCAACACCAACATCTGGAAGACCGGGCCGCTCTTCAAGAG AGTGCTGATGTCTTCCAAGTATGCTGACGGGGTGACCGGCCGAGTGGAGTTCAATGAGGATGGGGACCGGAAGTTCGCGAACTACAGCATCATGAACCTGCAGAACCGCAAGCTGGTGCAAGTGGGCGTCTACAATGGCACCCAC GTCATCCCCAACGACAGGAAGATCATCTGGCCgggtggagagacagagaagcccCGAGGGTACCAGATGTCCACCAGGCTGAAG ATCGTGACGATCCACCAGGAGCCTTTTGTGTACGTCAAGCCCACGCTGAGCGACGGGACGTGCAAGGAGGAGTTCACCGTCAATGGGGACCCGGTCAAGAAAGTGATCTGCACTGGGCCCAACGACACGTCGCCAGGCAGCC CTCGCCACACTGTGCCTCAGTGCTGCTACGGCTTCTGCATCGATCTGCTCATCAAGCTGGCGCGGACCATGAACTTCACCTACGAGGTGCACCTGGTGGCTGATGGCAAGTTCGGCACGCAAGAGCGG GtgaacaacagcaacaagaagGAGTGGAATGGGATGATGGGCGAGCTGCTCAGCGGGCAGGCGGACATGATCGTGGCGCCGCTGACCATCAACAACGAGCGTGCACAGTACATCGAGTTCTCCAAGCCCTTCAAGTACCAGGGCCTGACCATTCTGGTGAAGAAG GAGATCCCCCGCAGCACGCTGGACTCGTTCATGCAGCCATTCCAGAGCACGCTGTGGCTGCTGGTGGGGCTGTCGGTGCACGTGGTGGCCGTGATGCTGTACCTGCTGGACCGCTTCAG CCCCTTTGGCCGGTTCAAGGTGAAtagtgaagaggaggaggaagacgcGCTGACCCTGTCTTCGGCCATGTGGTTCTCCTGGGGCGTTCTGCTCAACTCCGGTATTGGGGAAG GTGCCCCCCGAAGCTTCTCAGCGCGCATCCTGGGCATGGTGTGGGCCGGCTTCGCCATGATCATTGTGGCCTCCTACACAGCCAACCTGGCGGCCTTCCTGGTGCTGGACCGGCCGGAGGAGCGCATCACGGGTATCAACGACCCACGG CTGAGGAACCCCTCCGACAAGTTCATCTATGCGACGGTGAAGCAGAGCTCGGTGGACATCTACTTCCGGCGGCAGGTGGAGCTGAGCACCATGTACCGACACATGGAGAAGCACAACTATGAGAGCGCTGCGGAGGCCATCCAGGCCGTGCGGGACAA cAAGCTTCATGCCTTCATCTGGGACTCGGCGGTGCTGGAGTTTGAGGCCTCACAGAAGTGCGACCTAGTGACCACCGGCGAGCTGTTCTTTCGCTCGGGCTTTGGCATTGGCATGCGCAAGGACAGCCCCTGGAAGCAGAACGTCTCCCTGTCCATCCTCAA GTCCCACGAGAACGGCTTCATGGAGGATCTGGATAAGACGTGGGTGCGGTACCAGGAGTGTGACTCTCGCAGCAATGCCCCTGCCACCCTCACCTTTGAGAACATGGCAG GGGTCTTCATGCTGGTGGCTGGGGGCATCGTGGCTGGGATCTTTCTGATCTTCATTGAGATCGCCTACAAGCGACACAAGGACGCTCGCCGAAAGCAGATGCAGCTGGCCTTTGCAGCCGTGAACGTGTGGAGGAAGAACCTGCAG GATAGAAAGAGTGGTAGAGCAGAGCCCGACCCTAAAAAGAAAGCCACATTTAGGGCTATCACCTCCACCCTGGCTTCCAGCTTCAAGAGACGTAGGTCCTCCAAAGACACG CAGTACCATCCCACTGATATCACGGGCACGCTCAACCTCTCAGATCCCTCGGTCAGCACCGTGGTGTGA
- the GRIN1 gene encoding glutamate receptor ionotropic, NMDA 1 isoform X8: MCTMRLLTLALLFSCSFARAACDPKIVNIGAVLSTRKHEQMFREAVNQANKRHGSWKIQLNATSVTHKPNAIQMALSVCEDLISSQVYAILVSHPPTPNDHFTPTPVSYTAGFYRIPVLGLTTRMSIYSDKSIHLSFLRTVPPYSHQSSVWFEMMRVYSWNHVILLVSDDHEGRAAQKRLETLLEERESKAEKVLQFDPGTKNVTALLMEARELEARVIILSASEDDAATVYRAAAMLNMTGSGYVWLVGEREISGNALRYAPDGIIGLQLINGKNESAHISDAVGVVAQAVHELLEKENITDPPRGCVGNTNIWKTGPLFKRVLMSSKYADGVTGRVEFNEDGDRKFANYSIMNLQNRKLVQVGVYNGTHVIPNDRKIIWPGGETEKPRGYQMSTRLKIVTIHQEPFVYVKPTLSDGTCKEEFTVNGDPVKKVICTGPNDTSPGSPRHTVPQCCYGFCIDLLIKLARTMNFTYEVHLVADGKFGTQERVNNSNKKEWNGMMGELLSGQADMIVAPLTINNERAQYIEFSKPFKYQGLTILVKKEIPRSTLDSFMQPFQSTLWLLVGLSVHVVAVMLYLLDRFSPFGRFKVNSEEEEEDALTLSSAMWFSWGVLLNSGIGEGAPRSFSARILGMVWAGFAMIIVASYTANLAAFLVLDRPEERITGINDPRLRNPSDKFIYATVKQSSVDIYFRRQVELSTMYRHMEKHNYESAAEAIQAVRDNKLHAFIWDSAVLEFEASQKCDLVTTGELFFRSGFGIGMRKDSPWKQNVSLSILKSHENGFMEDLDKTWVRYQECDSRSNAPATLTFENMAGVFMLVAGGIVAGIFLIFIEIAYKRHKDARRKQMQLAFAAVNVWRKNLQQYHPTDITGTLNLSDPSVSTVV, encoded by the exons ATGTGCACCATGCGACTGCTGACACTCGCCCTGCTCTTCTCCTGCTCCTTTGCCCGCGCCGCCTGCGACCCCAAGATCGTCAACATTGGAGCTGTGCTGAGCACGCGGAAGCACGAGCAGATGTTCCGTGAGGCCGTGAACCAGGCCAACAAGCGGCATGGCTCCTGGAAGATCCAGCTCAATGCCACCTCTGTCACCCACAAGCCCAACGCCATCCAGATGGCCCTGTCGGTGTGCGAGGACCTCATCTCCAGCCag GTCTACGCCATCCTAGTTAGCCACCCACCTACCCCCAACGACCACTTCACTCCCACCCCCGTCTCCTACACAGCCGGCTTCTACCGCATCCCCGTCCTGGGGCTGACCACCCGTATGTCCATCTACTCAGACAAG AGCATCCACCTGAGCTTCCTCCGCACCGTGCCGCCCTACTCCCACCAGTCCAGCGTGTGGTTCGAGATGATGCGCGTGTACAGCTGGAACCACGTCATCCTCCTGGTCAGCGACGACCACGAGGGCAGGGCCGCGCAGAAGCGCCTGGAGACGCTGCTGGAGGAGCGCGAGTCCAAG GCGGAGAAGGTGCTGCAGTTCGACCCGGGGACCAAGAACGTGACGGCCCTGCTGATGGAGGCACGAGAGCTGGAGGCCCGGGTCATCATCCTCTCCGCCAG CGAGGACGATGCTGCCACCGTGTACCGCGCAGCCGCGATGCTGAACATGACGGGCTCCGGGTACGTGTGGCTGGTGGGGGAGCGCGAGATCTCAGGGAACGCTCTGCGCTACGCCCCGGACG GCATCATCGGACTGCAGCTCATCAACGGCAAGAACGAGTCCGCACACATTAGCGACGCGGTGGGCGTGGTGGCCCAGGCAGTGCACGAGCTGCTGGAGAAGGAGAACATCACCGACCCGCCCCGCGGCTGCGTGGGCAACACCAACATCTGGAAGACCGGGCCGCTCTTCAAGAG AGTGCTGATGTCTTCCAAGTATGCTGACGGGGTGACCGGCCGAGTGGAGTTCAATGAGGATGGGGACCGGAAGTTCGCGAACTACAGCATCATGAACCTGCAGAACCGCAAGCTGGTGCAAGTGGGCGTCTACAATGGCACCCAC GTCATCCCCAACGACAGGAAGATCATCTGGCCgggtggagagacagagaagcccCGAGGGTACCAGATGTCCACCAGGCTGAAG ATCGTGACGATCCACCAGGAGCCTTTTGTGTACGTCAAGCCCACGCTGAGCGACGGGACGTGCAAGGAGGAGTTCACCGTCAATGGGGACCCGGTCAAGAAAGTGATCTGCACTGGGCCCAACGACACGTCGCCAGGCAGCC CTCGCCACACTGTGCCTCAGTGCTGCTACGGCTTCTGCATCGATCTGCTCATCAAGCTGGCGCGGACCATGAACTTCACCTACGAGGTGCACCTGGTGGCTGATGGCAAGTTCGGCACGCAAGAGCGG GtgaacaacagcaacaagaagGAGTGGAATGGGATGATGGGCGAGCTGCTCAGCGGGCAGGCGGACATGATCGTGGCGCCGCTGACCATCAACAACGAGCGTGCACAGTACATCGAGTTCTCCAAGCCCTTCAAGTACCAGGGCCTGACCATTCTGGTGAAGAAG GAGATCCCCCGCAGCACGCTGGACTCGTTCATGCAGCCATTCCAGAGCACGCTGTGGCTGCTGGTGGGGCTGTCGGTGCACGTGGTGGCCGTGATGCTGTACCTGCTGGACCGCTTCAG CCCCTTTGGCCGGTTCAAGGTGAAtagtgaagaggaggaggaagacgcGCTGACCCTGTCTTCGGCCATGTGGTTCTCCTGGGGCGTTCTGCTCAACTCCGGTATTGGGGAAG GTGCCCCCCGAAGCTTCTCAGCGCGCATCCTGGGCATGGTGTGGGCCGGCTTCGCCATGATCATTGTGGCCTCCTACACAGCCAACCTGGCGGCCTTCCTGGTGCTGGACCGGCCGGAGGAGCGCATCACGGGTATCAACGACCCACGG CTGAGGAACCCCTCCGACAAGTTCATCTATGCGACGGTGAAGCAGAGCTCGGTGGACATCTACTTCCGGCGGCAGGTGGAGCTGAGCACCATGTACCGACACATGGAGAAGCACAACTATGAGAGCGCTGCGGAGGCCATCCAGGCCGTGCGGGACAA cAAGCTTCATGCCTTCATCTGGGACTCGGCGGTGCTGGAGTTTGAGGCCTCACAGAAGTGCGACCTAGTGACCACCGGCGAGCTGTTCTTTCGCTCGGGCTTTGGCATTGGCATGCGCAAGGACAGCCCCTGGAAGCAGAACGTCTCCCTGTCCATCCTCAA GTCCCACGAGAACGGCTTCATGGAGGATCTGGATAAGACGTGGGTGCGGTACCAGGAGTGTGACTCTCGCAGCAATGCCCCTGCCACCCTCACCTTTGAGAACATGGCAG GGGTCTTCATGCTGGTGGCTGGGGGCATCGTGGCTGGGATCTTTCTGATCTTCATTGAGATCGCCTACAAGCGACACAAGGACGCTCGCCGAAAGCAGATGCAGCTGGCCTTTGCAGCCGTGAACGTGTGGAGGAAGAACCTGCAG CAGTACCATCCCACTGATATCACGGGCACGCTCAACCTCTCAGATCCCTCGGTCAGCACCGTGGTGTGA
- the GRIN1 gene encoding glutamate receptor ionotropic, NMDA 1 isoform X5: MCTMRLLTLALLFSCSFARAACDPKIVNIGAVLSTRKHEQMFREAVNQANKRHGSWKIQLNATSVTHKPNAIQMALSVCEDLISSQVYAILVSHPPTPNDHFTPTPVSYTAGFYRIPVLGLTTRMSIYSDKSIHLSFLRTVPPYSHQSSVWFEMMRVYSWNHVILLVSDDHEGRAAQKRLETLLEERESKAEKVLQFDPGTKNVTALLMEARELEARVIILSASEDDAATVYRAAAMLNMTGSGYVWLVGEREISGNALRYAPDGIIGLQLINGKNESAHISDAVGVVAQAVHELLEKENITDPPRGCVGNTNIWKTGPLFKRVLMSSKYADGVTGRVEFNEDGDRKFANYSIMNLQNRKLVQVGVYNGTHVIPNDRKIIWPGGETEKPRGYQMSTRLKIVTIHQEPFVYVKPTLSDGTCKEEFTVNGDPVKKVICTGPNDTSPGSPRHTVPQCCYGFCIDLLIKLARTMNFTYEVHLVADGKFGTQERVNNSNKKEWNGMMGELLSGQADMIVAPLTINNERAQYIEFSKPFKYQGLTILVKKEIPRSTLDSFMQPFQSTLWLLVGLSVHVVAVMLYLLDRFSPFGRFKVNSEEEEEDALTLSSAMWFSWGVLLNSGIGEGAPRSFSARILGMVWAGFAMIIVASYTANLAAFLVLDRPEERITGINDPRLRNPSDKFIYATVKQSSVDIYFRRQVELSTMYRHMEKHNYESAAEAIQAVRDNKLHAFIWDSAVLEFEASQKCDLVTTGELFFRSGFGIGMRKDSPWKQNVSLSILKSHENGFMEDLDKTWVRYQECDSRSNAPATLTFENMAGVFMLVAGGIVAGIFLIFIEIAYKRHKDARRKQMQLAFAAVNVWRKNLQDRKSGRAEPDPKKKATFRAITSTLASSFKRRRSSKDTQYHPTDITGTLNLSDPSVSTVV, translated from the exons ATGTGCACCATGCGACTGCTGACACTCGCCCTGCTCTTCTCCTGCTCCTTTGCCCGCGCCGCCTGCGACCCCAAGATCGTCAACATTGGAGCTGTGCTGAGCACGCGGAAGCACGAGCAGATGTTCCGTGAGGCCGTGAACCAGGCCAACAAGCGGCATGGCTCCTGGAAGATCCAGCTCAATGCCACCTCTGTCACCCACAAGCCCAACGCCATCCAGATGGCCCTGTCGGTGTGCGAGGACCTCATCTCCAGCCag GTCTACGCCATCCTAGTTAGCCACCCACCTACCCCCAACGACCACTTCACTCCCACCCCCGTCTCCTACACAGCCGGCTTCTACCGCATCCCCGTCCTGGGGCTGACCACCCGTATGTCCATCTACTCAGACAAG AGCATCCACCTGAGCTTCCTCCGCACCGTGCCGCCCTACTCCCACCAGTCCAGCGTGTGGTTCGAGATGATGCGCGTGTACAGCTGGAACCACGTCATCCTCCTGGTCAGCGACGACCACGAGGGCAGGGCCGCGCAGAAGCGCCTGGAGACGCTGCTGGAGGAGCGCGAGTCCAAG GCGGAGAAGGTGCTGCAGTTCGACCCGGGGACCAAGAACGTGACGGCCCTGCTGATGGAGGCACGAGAGCTGGAGGCCCGGGTCATCATCCTCTCCGCCAG CGAGGACGATGCTGCCACCGTGTACCGCGCAGCCGCGATGCTGAACATGACGGGCTCCGGGTACGTGTGGCTGGTGGGGGAGCGCGAGATCTCAGGGAACGCTCTGCGCTACGCCCCGGACG GCATCATCGGACTGCAGCTCATCAACGGCAAGAACGAGTCCGCACACATTAGCGACGCGGTGGGCGTGGTGGCCCAGGCAGTGCACGAGCTGCTGGAGAAGGAGAACATCACCGACCCGCCCCGCGGCTGCGTGGGCAACACCAACATCTGGAAGACCGGGCCGCTCTTCAAGAG AGTGCTGATGTCTTCCAAGTATGCTGACGGGGTGACCGGCCGAGTGGAGTTCAATGAGGATGGGGACCGGAAGTTCGCGAACTACAGCATCATGAACCTGCAGAACCGCAAGCTGGTGCAAGTGGGCGTCTACAATGGCACCCAC GTCATCCCCAACGACAGGAAGATCATCTGGCCgggtggagagacagagaagcccCGAGGGTACCAGATGTCCACCAGGCTGAAG ATCGTGACGATCCACCAGGAGCCTTTTGTGTACGTCAAGCCCACGCTGAGCGACGGGACGTGCAAGGAGGAGTTCACCGTCAATGGGGACCCGGTCAAGAAAGTGATCTGCACTGGGCCCAACGACACGTCGCCAGGCAGCC CTCGCCACACTGTGCCTCAGTGCTGCTACGGCTTCTGCATCGATCTGCTCATCAAGCTGGCGCGGACCATGAACTTCACCTACGAGGTGCACCTGGTGGCTGATGGCAAGTTCGGCACGCAAGAGCGG GtgaacaacagcaacaagaagGAGTGGAATGGGATGATGGGCGAGCTGCTCAGCGGGCAGGCGGACATGATCGTGGCGCCGCTGACCATCAACAACGAGCGTGCACAGTACATCGAGTTCTCCAAGCCCTTCAAGTACCAGGGCCTGACCATTCTGGTGAAGAAG GAGATCCCCCGCAGCACGCTGGACTCGTTCATGCAGCCATTCCAGAGCACGCTGTGGCTGCTGGTGGGGCTGTCGGTGCACGTGGTGGCCGTGATGCTGTACCTGCTGGACCGCTTCAG CCCCTTTGGCCGGTTCAAGGTGAAtagtgaagaggaggaggaagacgcGCTGACCCTGTCTTCGGCCATGTGGTTCTCCTGGGGCGTTCTGCTCAACTCCGGTATTGGGGAAG GTGCCCCCCGAAGCTTCTCAGCGCGCATCCTGGGCATGGTGTGGGCCGGCTTCGCCATGATCATTGTGGCCTCCTACACAGCCAACCTGGCGGCCTTCCTGGTGCTGGACCGGCCGGAGGAGCGCATCACGGGTATCAACGACCCACGG CTGAGGAACCCCTCCGACAAGTTCATCTATGCGACGGTGAAGCAGAGCTCGGTGGACATCTACTTCCGGCGGCAGGTGGAGCTGAGCACCATGTACCGACACATGGAGAAGCACAACTATGAGAGCGCTGCGGAGGCCATCCAGGCCGTGCGGGACAA cAAGCTTCATGCCTTCATCTGGGACTCGGCGGTGCTGGAGTTTGAGGCCTCACAGAAGTGCGACCTAGTGACCACCGGCGAGCTGTTCTTTCGCTCGGGCTTTGGCATTGGCATGCGCAAGGACAGCCCCTGGAAGCAGAACGTCTCCCTGTCCATCCTCAA GTCCCACGAGAACGGCTTCATGGAGGATCTGGATAAGACGTGGGTGCGGTACCAGGAGTGTGACTCTCGCAGCAATGCCCCTGCCACCCTCACCTTTGAGAACATGGCAG GGGTCTTCATGCTGGTGGCTGGGGGCATCGTGGCTGGGATCTTTCTGATCTTCATTGAGATCGCCTACAAGCGACACAAGGACGCTCGCCGAAAGCAGATGCAGCTGGCCTTTGCAGCCGTGAACGTGTGGAGGAAGAACCTGCAG GATAGAAAGAGTGGTAGAGCAGAGCCCGACCCTAAAAAGAAAGCCACATTTAGGGCTATCACCTCCACCCTGGCTTCCAGCTTCAAGAGACGTAGGTCCTCCAAAGACACG CAGTACCATCCCACTGATATCACGGGCACGCTCAACCTCTCAGATCCCTCGGTCAGCACCGTGGTGTGA
- the GRIN1 gene encoding glutamate receptor ionotropic, NMDA 1 isoform X6 → MCTMRLLTLALLFSCSFARAACDPKIVNIGAVLSTRKHEQMFREAVNQANKRHGSWKIQLNATSVTHKPNAIQMALSVCEDLISSQVYAILVSHPPTPNDHFTPTPVSYTAGFYRIPVLGLTTRMSIYSDKSIHLSFLRTVPPYSHQSSVWFEMMRVYSWNHVILLVSDDHEGRAAQKRLETLLEERESKSKKRNYENLDQLSYDNKRGPKAEKVLQFDPGTKNVTALLMEARELEARVIILSASEDDAATVYRAAAMLNMTGSGYVWLVGEREISGNALRYAPDGIIGLQLINGKNESAHISDAVGVVAQAVHELLEKENITDPPRGCVGNTNIWKTGPLFKRVLMSSKYADGVTGRVEFNEDGDRKFANYSIMNLQNRKLVQVGVYNGTHVIPNDRKIIWPGGETEKPRGYQMSTRLKIVTIHQEPFVYVKPTLSDGTCKEEFTVNGDPVKKVICTGPNDTSPGSPRHTVPQCCYGFCIDLLIKLARTMNFTYEVHLVADGKFGTQERVNNSNKKEWNGMMGELLSGQADMIVAPLTINNERAQYIEFSKPFKYQGLTILVKKEIPRSTLDSFMQPFQSTLWLLVGLSVHVVAVMLYLLDRFSPFGRFKVNSEEEEEDALTLSSAMWFSWGVLLNSGIGEGAPRSFSARILGMVWAGFAMIIVASYTANLAAFLVLDRPEERITGINDPRLRNPSDKFIYATVKQSSVDIYFRRQVELSTMYRHMEKHNYESAAEAIQAVRDNKLHAFIWDSAVLEFEASQKCDLVTTGELFFRSGFGIGMRKDSPWKQNVSLSILKSHENGFMEDLDKTWVRYQECDSRSNAPATLTFENMAGVFMLVAGGIVAGIFLIFIEIAYKRHKDARRKQMQLAFAAVNVWRKNLQQYHPTDITGTLNLSDPSVSTVV, encoded by the exons ATGTGCACCATGCGACTGCTGACACTCGCCCTGCTCTTCTCCTGCTCCTTTGCCCGCGCCGCCTGCGACCCCAAGATCGTCAACATTGGAGCTGTGCTGAGCACGCGGAAGCACGAGCAGATGTTCCGTGAGGCCGTGAACCAGGCCAACAAGCGGCATGGCTCCTGGAAGATCCAGCTCAATGCCACCTCTGTCACCCACAAGCCCAACGCCATCCAGATGGCCCTGTCGGTGTGCGAGGACCTCATCTCCAGCCag GTCTACGCCATCCTAGTTAGCCACCCACCTACCCCCAACGACCACTTCACTCCCACCCCCGTCTCCTACACAGCCGGCTTCTACCGCATCCCCGTCCTGGGGCTGACCACCCGTATGTCCATCTACTCAGACAAG AGCATCCACCTGAGCTTCCTCCGCACCGTGCCGCCCTACTCCCACCAGTCCAGCGTGTGGTTCGAGATGATGCGCGTGTACAGCTGGAACCACGTCATCCTCCTGGTCAGCGACGACCACGAGGGCAGGGCCGCGCAGAAGCGCCTGGAGACGCTGCTGGAGGAGCGCGAGTCCAAG AGTAAAAAAAGGAACTATGAAAACCTCGACCAACTGTCCTATGACAACAAGCGCGGACCCAAG GCGGAGAAGGTGCTGCAGTTCGACCCGGGGACCAAGAACGTGACGGCCCTGCTGATGGAGGCACGAGAGCTGGAGGCCCGGGTCATCATCCTCTCCGCCAG CGAGGACGATGCTGCCACCGTGTACCGCGCAGCCGCGATGCTGAACATGACGGGCTCCGGGTACGTGTGGCTGGTGGGGGAGCGCGAGATCTCAGGGAACGCTCTGCGCTACGCCCCGGACG GCATCATCGGACTGCAGCTCATCAACGGCAAGAACGAGTCCGCACACATTAGCGACGCGGTGGGCGTGGTGGCCCAGGCAGTGCACGAGCTGCTGGAGAAGGAGAACATCACCGACCCGCCCCGCGGCTGCGTGGGCAACACCAACATCTGGAAGACCGGGCCGCTCTTCAAGAG AGTGCTGATGTCTTCCAAGTATGCTGACGGGGTGACCGGCCGAGTGGAGTTCAATGAGGATGGGGACCGGAAGTTCGCGAACTACAGCATCATGAACCTGCAGAACCGCAAGCTGGTGCAAGTGGGCGTCTACAATGGCACCCAC GTCATCCCCAACGACAGGAAGATCATCTGGCCgggtggagagacagagaagcccCGAGGGTACCAGATGTCCACCAGGCTGAAG ATCGTGACGATCCACCAGGAGCCTTTTGTGTACGTCAAGCCCACGCTGAGCGACGGGACGTGCAAGGAGGAGTTCACCGTCAATGGGGACCCGGTCAAGAAAGTGATCTGCACTGGGCCCAACGACACGTCGCCAGGCAGCC CTCGCCACACTGTGCCTCAGTGCTGCTACGGCTTCTGCATCGATCTGCTCATCAAGCTGGCGCGGACCATGAACTTCACCTACGAGGTGCACCTGGTGGCTGATGGCAAGTTCGGCACGCAAGAGCGG GtgaacaacagcaacaagaagGAGTGGAATGGGATGATGGGCGAGCTGCTCAGCGGGCAGGCGGACATGATCGTGGCGCCGCTGACCATCAACAACGAGCGTGCACAGTACATCGAGTTCTCCAAGCCCTTCAAGTACCAGGGCCTGACCATTCTGGTGAAGAAG GAGATCCCCCGCAGCACGCTGGACTCGTTCATGCAGCCATTCCAGAGCACGCTGTGGCTGCTGGTGGGGCTGTCGGTGCACGTGGTGGCCGTGATGCTGTACCTGCTGGACCGCTTCAG CCCCTTTGGCCGGTTCAAGGTGAAtagtgaagaggaggaggaagacgcGCTGACCCTGTCTTCGGCCATGTGGTTCTCCTGGGGCGTTCTGCTCAACTCCGGTATTGGGGAAG GTGCCCCCCGAAGCTTCTCAGCGCGCATCCTGGGCATGGTGTGGGCCGGCTTCGCCATGATCATTGTGGCCTCCTACACAGCCAACCTGGCGGCCTTCCTGGTGCTGGACCGGCCGGAGGAGCGCATCACGGGTATCAACGACCCACGG CTGAGGAACCCCTCCGACAAGTTCATCTATGCGACGGTGAAGCAGAGCTCGGTGGACATCTACTTCCGGCGGCAGGTGGAGCTGAGCACCATGTACCGACACATGGAGAAGCACAACTATGAGAGCGCTGCGGAGGCCATCCAGGCCGTGCGGGACAA cAAGCTTCATGCCTTCATCTGGGACTCGGCGGTGCTGGAGTTTGAGGCCTCACAGAAGTGCGACCTAGTGACCACCGGCGAGCTGTTCTTTCGCTCGGGCTTTGGCATTGGCATGCGCAAGGACAGCCCCTGGAAGCAGAACGTCTCCCTGTCCATCCTCAA GTCCCACGAGAACGGCTTCATGGAGGATCTGGATAAGACGTGGGTGCGGTACCAGGAGTGTGACTCTCGCAGCAATGCCCCTGCCACCCTCACCTTTGAGAACATGGCAG GGGTCTTCATGCTGGTGGCTGGGGGCATCGTGGCTGGGATCTTTCTGATCTTCATTGAGATCGCCTACAAGCGACACAAGGACGCTCGCCGAAAGCAGATGCAGCTGGCCTTTGCAGCCGTGAACGTGTGGAGGAAGAACCTGCAG CAGTACCATCCCACTGATATCACGGGCACGCTCAACCTCTCAGATCCCTCGGTCAGCACCGTGGTGTGA